From Aricia agestis chromosome 1, ilAriAges1.1, whole genome shotgun sequence:
GCACAAAGCGAGACGCatgacctcagaacaggaaaataagcgCATGACGCAACTGCGTCTATTTCGCCGGGACACCATGGCGACAAAACCTAACGGAACTGAGTGTTCAAAATTCGAGCACCTTTAGttacttattttaaacaaaGTATAAAGCATTTGAATGGAATCTATACGATTTGttaaaatcaatttaaataatttgatggctcatcttggcgggggcactcccgtgcccccagatcctTATCCTTACACTAGGTTCTCAATCTCAAACGCTCTGAATGTAAACGCCCAAAGAAACGTTCTCAATATAGTTTTTACGCAACACGAAATTCTTCTGTTATGTTTTTAAGATTGATCTTCGGCGGCATATTTTGCTGATGTGATGATGTCAGattcgattattattattaactcgtCTTTTATCTTCCTCATAGGATCCAGAGGAATTCCTAAACGGACTAGTGGCTCAACTGCTCCGTGCGGAGCCGTTCTTAAAGTTATCTTCGGGTCAAGAGGCTTATTGTTATCAATTGTTCGTGGAAAAGGATGAACAGATCACATTGCCAAGTGTACAACAGTTATTGGAACAATCTTTTGCGACGTCCGGAGTCAAACTTAGTGAGGTAAGAAGCGTATCCTACTAATAAAGTTGttagttgtataatatttattggaATTTAAAAACACGTAATCTAaagactaaataagtatgtcaccatggcaacatccatcgctatcccgtcgccgcacttacttttaaaatctgtgcgtcgcacaaacaatggtcgccgtcagtctcgagttgtaataacttactattatttattcaacaaatgcacacttatcaatataaaaagtagccagttgCCGATTCTCAGTCctgctgaatatgcatataaaatttggtaaaaatcagtaaagccgtttcggaggagtacggtaactatcattgtgacacgagaatgaactctctacaaggaacacgtacacaccctaaagtgtgtacgtgttccttgttctCACACTCATTTACCACTTATTTTAGTAACAACCTGTATTAGAagattgatttaatgaaagttaaattaaggtttactatttatgacgtataaaaaataaaaaaactacttgctagatctcgttcaaaccaattttcgttggtagtttttatagtaatgtacatcatatatttttttttgttactttaaaaGTTAGATTGGGGGGAcatacattttaccactttggaagagtctctttcGTAAACTATTTTGGTTAGAAGAAAATGATATTATACTCCACTcaggctaacttgtcgctagcggtcattgactccctgtcaaaaacttgtcattttccatataaaaccacgattgacaatatctgacacttcattgtcaatcgcggtttatatggaaaatgacaagtttttgacagggagtcaatgaccgctaggaACAatttagcccgagtggagtatagaaaCCTCTAAATCATTTTTCAAGACCTATCCCTAGATACCCGACACgtataggtttttttttgttgttttgttgttgtacctatggggaccccttaaatttttaatatttttttccatttttatataataatcttAGTGCGGTTCACAGTCTACatcttaccaagtttcaattgtATAGCTCTTATAATTTCGGAAAAAAAATTGGctgtgacatacagacggacagacagacatgacgaatctataagggttccgttttttggcatttggctacggaaccctacggaaccctaaaaatgatgtgCAATTGCTTTACTGCCTttgagtgccacacgtattatTTCTTAATTTCTAATTTTCTTCAAGGTTCCCTCGACATTTATTATCCAAATGCCACGGTTTGGTAAGCAGTACAAGTTATACCCACGGGTGCTGCCATCTCCGTTGTTGGACGTCACGGATCTCATCGAAGACCGTAAGTTTATTTATACGATGCAGCTCCTTATTCTCgtaaataaaattactcttaGTGGAACtagtattattgtaatttgtacggCGCTGTTTCtcataatttttcatatatcGATGCTAGGAGCTGTTCCACACGTACCAAAACAGCACCACGACTTTAACCACACAGCGTGGTCGGGCATATATACTTTGCATTGAAAATTAATAAgactactagagatcgcccaatggtcgaaattcgaccttagtttcaacgccATTAGGActgcctatattttgtaaaaaatattgaccttatcatatttttttcaattcttgtctctgggactcagcagatttcagactggccgtgtaagcattgtctaatagtatctcagattcaataaaaaaatatataatccattttcaatttgtcacctggatgtcaattgtcaacagacttcaaacataaataaaagagtacaattcgtatgtaatatattatgcttgtcactcaaaaatctgtcatttttcctagtgtgtgtgttgtagtgtgtttaatgttttatttgttaaaaaaaattatgataaaagcataatttcaaaataatattagctcgatgcactcctttaatatatctatatattaatacgtgggccaaaaactttgtatcccttttgacgaaaaatggggaaacgcaggtgggtgaaattttgcacagttatagtttgtatgctgaaggagtgcatcgagctaatattattttgaaattatgcttttatcatacatttttttaacaaataaaacattacacacactacaacacacacactaggaaaaatgacagattattgagtgacaagcctatacatacgaattatactcttttatttatggttgaagtcttttgacaacaagatgacaaattgaaaatggattatagttttttttattgaatcttagatactattagacaatgcttacacggccagtgtgagatcagctgagtcccagagacaagagttgaaaaaaaatatgataatgtcaatattttttttacaaaatataggtagtagtccaatgtcgttgaaactaaggtcgaatttcgaccattgagcgatctctagtaaactataactatggaaaatttcattcacctacgtttccccatttttcgtcaaaagggttacaaagtttttggctcacgtattaataaacTTGCGTGCCAAAAAATTTACCTacctctctccttatgattcaaacggtaataactcaagaaatataattagtattaaataaatgttggaatcgttttaaaggtagtacaataaggatttaattattgttatagttattgtaattgtaaattgtttactaattctacagccttaaaacaaaaaccggtcagtttTCATTGCACTTcagtgcttagtgatttgtgtcgtttgtagtcaagcatgttggaaatgaaaatgtagagtaaacgtacacattccctatcatattaactcgcattattaataaaaagaaataataaataactataacttcttaagatatagcgacttgaatagaaaatagaaatgcgcggggtgggtcgatttttttgcacgcaagtgtataTAGATTCCCACGTATCACATATTGCAGTCGTTATCAACCGCGTGTGTGATACCGATGACCACATTTTGTCGCGacgatgtggtgtggttgtggtacgtgtgggtcaACCCTAGGGATGCCGTCTGTAGtctaaaattaattttgtgGCATTTTCATATTGACGTTGTCGTTGAGACATAAACATAACACATTGCCGTTTTACGTGCCTTAATTGATTGATACGTGCAGTACCGCGCGCGTGCTGCGTGTGCGGATCGCTGGCGCGGTGGGAGTGTGCGGCGTGCGCGGCGGAGGGCGGGGCGGGGCTCGACGCGGGCGCGCTCTGCGCCGCCTGCCTTGCCAGACAGCACCACGCGAGACCCAGACATAAGGTTATTATGCTTACATACTCCATCTTGCCTACCGTTTCCTATACATCAGCGGTTCCCAAACGTgtactgcccactttgaaaacaaattatgttttagcgccccctttgtttcaatttaaaatgcatccagatgaaatacatcaccccctaagcctctacacaacgccctaattttttttctgggttccACACCGCCCCCGTTTAGACCTTctgcgcccacaagggggcgttatcgcccactttgggaaaggctggtatACATAATACCCTATCTGTTTAATATTACGCTTTGTCATATCTATCGTGTAACTTTTTTGGTTAGTACTTATTAATGTATAGAGGATGCTGTGGCAAGAGCCATCTCTTGCCTCAGCGTCCATGGTCTACTACTCACAACATAATGACAAAGACAACAATACGTGATAACAAGAGTCTTTTGGAATGCCATTCATACACATCGAAAGGAGGCAAGCGACACTTCACAATATGGCTCAATTATTATGACTTAAGTGCGCGACTAAGGATCCTTCTAGTTCTGTGTTAATACtatgtttattattgttttaggcTACGCCTATAGCGACAAGTGACGAATACGCTGGCATCTTGGAATCTTGTCCTGTGCCGAGAGTGTATATGGAACTGTTCGCCGTTCTATGTATAGAAACTAGTCATTACGTGGCATTTGTGAAGACCGGCGTCAGTCACGATGCTCCGTGGTGCTTTTTTGATTCCATGGCCGACAGAAAAGGTTTGTACAATctgtaatcttttttttttcttgtttttgtttatgaGCATTACTAATTtatcaattataaataattatgaacttTGAGTATGTAGGTTACGTACGTTCACTGAACAACGAAGAATATAAATCGTGTAGATAATTTTGACGTCAAAGATGCTAAAGGCTCATTAAAATCGCACGAAAATTAACATACATCctaaacataattattgttgtgagTGACCTCGGTACGTATGTACTCACTTATTGCTGCTTCAACATTTGCCAATTTAACGATGACACAGGTGAACGCAACGGCTACAACATTCCCGAGATAGTGTGTATCGAGGAGCTGAGCGGGTGGCTGAGCGAGGAGGGCGCGCGGGCGCTGCtcgccgccgcgccgcacgACCGCCAGCTGCCCGCGCCCGCCAAGCGCCTGCTCGCTGACGCCTACATGTGCTTCTACCGCAGCCCCGACGTCGCTATGTACAGATAATGTTCGCGACATGTAAgcaaacatacatacatccgTTTCGTCTGAATTCATTTATCGTTCCAAAATGCATATAGGTGAATACGAAAATGTCACAGACCATTATAGCTTCAGGCTAGCCAAATGTTCGATTTGATATTCATTAACAAATTCAGTGCCACTAACACACCTTGTGTGTCCACACTAATCTTTCATCAACACGCCGGGCTTCATCAATATCTCAAAGATAAGACAGTGTTTTTCACCGAAATGCTCAGAGCATAAACTTTGTGCCGTAAGCTAATGAATtcctaagactgggttgcaccagctaACCATAtctgtaaatttaactttatctttaactacagtgcaaaatgtcaaatctttggttaaagttaaatatggcgtccttacctctgctcatacgtgaatttctccggttaaagttaaggttaaagttaaagctaaaggac
This genomic window contains:
- the LOC121727619 gene encoding ubiquitin carboxyl-terminal hydrolase CYLD isoform X3, whose protein sequence is MANALYVRDLPLDEIPLCVLQYEQNVCSNENTEEAYDSPPLGSPRAAPKEWSQTSQHVQDDIGVGSLVEVATDVDQRYYGVVRWIGIIDDTATAGVELEQSVCGLGDGARDGTRLFTCGAGRALFVPLPLCRRDARFRDTPPPDRPAHTDEHFEQPDCPIVTGVVPPLNSLGDLAGKNRGIQGHHNSCYLDATLFAMFTFTSVFDALLYRPPEPEDSAHYGEVQRVLREEVVNPLRRHGYVRADRVMKLRTLLNRLSDVPGLTSEEKDPEEFLNGLVAQLLRAEPFLKLSSGQEAYCYQLFVEKDEQITLPSVQQLLEQSFATSGVKLSEVPSTFIIQMPRFGKQYKLYPRVLPSPLLDVTDLIEDLPRACCVCGSLARWECAACAAEGGAGLDAGALCAACLARQHHARPRHKATPIATSDEYAGILESCPVPRVYMELFAVLCIETSHYVAFVKTGVSHDAPWCFFDSMADRKGERNGYNIPEIVCIEELSGWLSEEGARALLAAAPHDRQLPAPAKRLLADAYMCFYRSPDVAMYR